A stretch of the Clostridium fungisolvens genome encodes the following:
- a CDS encoding IS1 family transposase, whose amino-acid sequence MLQHDVELKKFDLHTNKVLKRDFYKDRVVEVCPLCGSNWHIKYGFYNGIQRYKCKVCQKTFSRTTNSLWSYSKKNARTWLEFTELMTENKTLKFCAEKLNISIGTAFYWRHKVLQALSIDSTPDILSGVVHVGKVILKENLKGCRNAEIIASSTPRENIWVIGAKGQDDSMFIKPIFKHQWDRRAFNEKVYSKIEKASHIAPYGDKYINSIAMRHNRNKSIKVEAEYRIKYLWPNLKKWLSIFHGVASKYLKRYLSFFIIMNLDKVLDYMDLIYDRLFIGNRFIRTDEIRIMNSPF is encoded by the coding sequence TTGCTTCAGCACGATGTTGAATTAAAAAAATTTGATCTACATACTAACAAGGTTCTAAAAAGAGATTTTTATAAAGATAGAGTTGTAGAAGTTTGTCCACTTTGCGGGTCAAATTGGCATATTAAATATGGTTTTTATAATGGAATTCAAAGATACAAATGCAAAGTGTGTCAAAAAACCTTTTCACGTACAACTAATTCATTATGGAGCTATTCAAAAAAGAATGCTAGAACCTGGCTAGAATTTACTGAATTAATGACAGAAAACAAAACTTTAAAATTTTGTGCAGAGAAGCTAAATATAAGTATTGGTACAGCTTTTTATTGGAGACATAAAGTACTTCAAGCGTTAAGCATAGACTCAACTCCAGATATTCTATCAGGGGTTGTACATGTAGGAAAGGTCATTTTAAAAGAGAATCTTAAAGGGTGTAGAAATGCAGAAATAATAGCTTCATCAACTCCAAGAGAAAACATTTGGGTCATTGGGGCAAAAGGACAAGATGACTCTATGTTTATAAAACCAATATTTAAGCATCAATGGGATCGAAGAGCTTTTAATGAAAAAGTCTATTCTAAAATAGAAAAGGCCTCACACATTGCTCCATATGGAGACAAATATATAAATTCAATAGCGATGAGACATAATAGAAACAAATCAATTAAGGTAGAGGCTGAGTATAGAATAAAATATCTTTGGCCAAATTTGAAAAAATGGCTCTCAATATTCCATGGTGTGGCCTCAAAGTATCTGAAAAGATATCTTAGTTTCTTCATAATAATGAATTTGGATAAGGTACTTGATTACATGGACTTGATATATGATAGATTATTTATAGGAAACAGATTTATAAGAACTGATGAAATAAGAATTATGAATTCACCTTTTTAA
- a CDS encoding sensor histidine kinase — translation MTNFLDVLITIFLLFIAIMNLATLKFTKKEAITIIIATLIIAVPAGLFLSYLSIIPIDIAFMFFIYKKHGKIIVSILLPLLATIISVVSDYIVSCVNIYVFKIDINNSYNNITYIFSFIATVFVILIISRTVRGFIDRKLKAINFELTEKFSLIIILSLIVTLVIFYINIMLGGKLGFTNEILKLNSIIFFIYCIFFCIIMYVLFKSITKEMEIQNKQAHFESLQKYTENLENLYSEMRVFKHDYVNIISSMIGYMDDNDMEGLKNHFTKNIVPLSNEIGRSKSKIDILKNIKIPEIKGILSSKLIRAQEIGIDVDIDVAEPILKVSMGIIDIVRALGILLDNAIEAAEKCPSPMIKVGFIKKEYSLEVIIINSCLEDIPPIYKLNKKGYSTKGENRGVGLSNLKLILDKYDNIFLDTIVENNTFFQRMNIQSPS, via the coding sequence ATGACAAATTTTCTAGATGTTTTAATAACTATTTTCTTATTGTTCATAGCTATAATGAATCTGGCAACCTTAAAATTTACTAAAAAAGAGGCCATAACTATAATAATTGCAACTTTAATTATAGCAGTTCCTGCTGGTCTTTTTCTGAGTTATTTAAGCATAATACCAATAGATATTGCCTTTATGTTTTTCATTTATAAAAAGCACGGAAAAATAATTGTAAGTATCCTTCTGCCACTATTGGCTACCATAATAAGCGTGGTATCAGATTATATAGTGAGTTGCGTTAATATTTATGTTTTTAAAATAGATATTAACAACTCTTATAATAACATAACGTACATATTTTCTTTTATTGCAACTGTGTTTGTTATATTGATTATTAGTAGAACTGTAAGAGGTTTTATAGATAGAAAGCTAAAAGCTATTAATTTTGAGTTAACAGAAAAGTTTAGTCTTATAATAATATTGAGTCTTATAGTGACCTTAGTGATATTTTATATAAATATAATGCTAGGTGGAAAGTTAGGTTTTACAAATGAAATATTAAAGCTAAATAGCATTATATTTTTTATCTATTGTATTTTCTTTTGCATTATAATGTATGTGCTTTTCAAGAGCATAACAAAAGAAATGGAAATCCAAAATAAACAAGCACACTTCGAAAGTTTACAGAAATATACTGAGAATTTAGAAAATCTCTATAGTGAAATGAGAGTGTTTAAGCATGATTATGTAAATATAATATCCTCAATGATAGGATATATGGATGATAATGATATGGAAGGCTTAAAAAATCATTTTACTAAAAATATAGTTCCATTAAGCAATGAAATCGGAAGAAGTAAATCAAAAATAGATATTCTTAAAAATATAAAGATTCCTGAGATAAAAGGGATTCTATCATCCAAATTGATAAGGGCACAAGAAATAGGTATTGATGTGGATATAGATGTGGCAGAACCAATATTAAAAGTATCCATGGGCATTATAGATATAGTAAGAGCTTTGGGAATATTATTAGATAATGCTATTGAAGCAGCTGAAAAGTGTCCAAGTCCTATGATAAAAGTAGGATTTATTAAAAAAGAATATTCGTTAGAAGTAATAATAATTAATAGCTGTTTAGAGGATATTCCTCCAATATACAAATTAAACAAAAAAGGATATTCAACAAAGGGAGAAAATAGAGGAGTAGGATTAAGTAACTTAAAATTAATTTTAGACAAGTACGATAATATCTTTTTAGATACAATAGTTGAAAATAATACTTTCTTCCAGAGAATGAATATACAATCTCCTTCATAA
- a CDS encoding LytR/AlgR family response regulator transcription factor: protein MLKVFICEDNDKQREYYKKIVENTIIIENLDMEIAVVTNKSKELLDYISRNDVAGLYFLDVDLKEEASGIALAAEIRKIDSKGFIVFVTTHSEMSYLTFTYKVEAMDYIIKDKYNEVEKRIKDCILEANKRYSSKKNDGELFSVKLNERLINLELDKILFFETSKTVRKVIVHATDRQIEFNGKISDIEEKLDSRFYRCHKSYIINKNNIKELDIKNRIAYMINGEECIISSRCAKGLIK from the coding sequence ATGCTGAAGGTTTTTATTTGTGAAGATAATGATAAACAGAGAGAATATTATAAAAAGATTGTTGAAAATACTATAATTATTGAAAATCTTGATATGGAAATAGCTGTAGTTACAAATAAATCTAAAGAACTACTTGATTATATAAGTAGAAATGATGTAGCAGGATTATATTTTTTAGATGTAGATTTAAAAGAAGAAGCTAGTGGGATAGCACTTGCTGCAGAGATCAGAAAAATCGATTCTAAAGGTTTTATAGTATTTGTTACAACCCATAGTGAGATGAGCTATTTGACTTTTACTTATAAAGTAGAAGCTATGGATTACATAATTAAAGATAAATATAATGAGGTGGAAAAAAGAATAAAAGACTGTATCCTAGAGGCTAATAAGAGATATAGCAGTAAAAAAAATGATGGTGAACTCTTTAGTGTTAAGTTGAATGAAAGATTAATAAATTTGGAATTAGATAAAATACTTTTTTTTGAAACCTCTAAAACTGTTAGAAAAGTTATTGTCCATGCTACTGATAGACAAATAGAGTTTAATGGAAAAATTAGTGATATAGAAGAAAAGCTTGATTCCAGATTTTATAGATGCCATAAATCATATATTATAAATAAGAACAATATTAAAGAGTTAGATATTAAGAACAGAATAGCATATATGATTAATGGAGAAGAGTGTATAATATCTAGCCGCTGTGCTAAAGGACTTATTAAATAG